The sequence AGACCCCTACGCCATAACAGCCCATGGTCATGGCTACGGTCTTGCCGTTTTCGTCGAGCACGGTGGCCCCCATTGCCTCGCTGTACTTGCGGCCAAGCTGGAATACGTGGCCCACTTCGATGCCCCGGGCGATGGACAGCCGTCCGTTGCCGTCCGGGCTCTGATCACCGGCCACCACATTGCGCAAGTCGGCGATTTCCGGGAGCGCCACATCACGCCCCCAGTTGATGCCCATGTAATGCTTGTCGTCGACGTTGGCGCCGGCGCTGAAATCCGCGATGACCGCGACGCTGCGATCGACGATGCATGGGATAGGCAGATTGACGGGCCCGAGAGAGCCCGGGCCAGCGCCCACGGCTGCGCGTATATCCGCTTCGTCCGCCAGAGTCAGCGGGTCGGCCACGGCGGGGTGCTTCACCGCCTTTAGCGGATTCAGTGTGTGGTCGCCACGCACGATCAGCGCGATCAGCCCACCGTCGCTATGGCGGGCGATCAACGTCTTGATCGTGCGCTCGATGGGTACGCCGTGTTTCCGGACCAGGTCATCGATGGTGCGCACGCCTGGCGTCTCTTCCAGTCGCAATTGCTCCCCTGCCGGCGGAGCCGCGTCTGCCGTGGCCACAGCCTCCGCGAGTTCCACGTTCGCTGCGAAGTCGCTGTCATCGGAAAACGCAATCGCATCCTCCCCGGATTCGGCCAGGACGTGGAATTCGTGAGAGGTGTGTCCACCGATGCTGCCTGAGTCCGCCAGCACGGCGCGGAAGTGCAGTCCGGTTCGGGTGAAGATCCGGGTGTAGGCGTCGTACATGGCCTGATACGTATCGCGCAGCGAGGCATCATCAAGGTGAAAGGAGTAGGCATCCTTCATGATGAATTCCCGCGCCCGCATGACCCCGAAACGTGGCCGGACCTCGTCGCGGAACTTGGTCTGGATCTGGTAGTAGTTGACCGGCAGTTGCTTGTAGCTGCGCAATTCGCGGCGCGCGAGGTCGGTGATCACCTCCTCGTGGGTGGGGCCCACGCAGAAGTCTCTCTCATGGCGATCCTTGAGTCGCAGGAGTTCCGGGCCGAACTGCTGCCAGCGGCCAGATTCCTCCCACAGCTCTGCCGGTTGTACCGCTGGCATGAGAACCTCGACCGCCCCGCTTCGATTCATTTCCTCACGAACGATAGCCTCGACCTTGCGCAACACCCGCAGCCCTAGCGGCATCCAGGTGTAGAGTCCGGAGGCCAGTTTTCGGATCAGTCCAGCCCGCAACATGAGCTGGTGGCTGATGATTTCGGCGTCGGCCGGGGTTTCCTTCGTCGTGGCAAGCGGGAAATTCGAAAGCCGCATCAGAGATTCCTGTAGTTACGGTCAGGCAAGGCGTCGGGTTTTGGATGCCGTGTCCGTGAAATGGGGTCGGTCAGCGTGTCGGCAGCGCGCGGAACGCGTTGCCGCGCCGTAGTCTATCAAGCCCGGGCCTGGCAGCGAACTGACATCCGGAAAGGCTCTACCCACACCATTCGTCGATGAATTCGCGATTCTCTGCCACCAGGGCGGCGCGGCGCTCTTCCGTCAGGACCTGCACCTCGTCCTCGCCCGCCTGAATACGGCGGGTTGCCGGGTTCTCCAGTACGGCCAGGTTCTCCCGCGCGCGCTCGCACTCTTGCGCGAGAACTTCCTGCTGTTCATCGGACAACTGCATGCCGTTGCCACCTTCGGCTTCCATGGGCGCATCGTCAGCGTCCTCCGATGCCGTCTCGGCCGGCGTTGGGGGAGCAGAGGAACTGCGGATGCGTTCCGCGTCCACTCCCTGTGGCGGCGTCTGGCCGTAGCTGACGGTGCCGTCGGCATCCACCCAGCGGTAGATATCACGGGACTGCGCCTGGGTACCCACGAGTATGGCGATACCCAGAGCAAGGCTGATCCAAAGGCCGAATGATTTCATGCGGTACTCCTTGTCTGTCGTTGATTCATGCCAGAGGCGAGCGCAGCCTCACTCCGGACCGGAGTCGGCGGCCTGATTACTTCGGCGCCTCCCTGGAGGCTTGACCTGATCCCCATTCCTCAGTAGTTTGCTCCCTTTCTCGCGACCCTTGCTAAACGATAACGGCACTTTTCCGAGCTTGTTGAGCGGCTTAGCCCCAGCGAGCTGGAGTCACCGAACGCAGGGTACGTGGGTGTTTGCCGACTGGCTCGAGCGACCTTTGGACTTCTATGCGGCATATCATTTCCATTCTCGTTGAGAACGAGTTCGGCGCTTTGTCCCGTGTGGCAGGGCTCTTCTCTGCCCGTGGGTACAATATCGAGTCGCTGACGGTTGCACCAACGGATGATCCCACGTTGTCACGAATGACGCTGGTCACTGTTGGCAACGATCGCATCATCGAACAGATCATCAAGCAGCTCAACAAGCTGCTCGACGTGGTCAAGGTCATGGACATGACCGAGGGTGCCCACATCGAGCGAGAAATGATGCTGGTTAAGGTGTCGGCGAGTAGCGGTGAGGCGCGGGAAGAAATCAAACGCCTCAGTGACATCTTCCGCGGCCGCATCCTTGATGTGACCGACAAGATCTACACCATCGAATTGACCGGTGCCGGCGGCAAGCTCGACGCTTTCCTGCAGACACTGGGAGAGAACACGCTGCTGGAAGTGGTTCGCTCCGGTGTTATCGGTATTTCGCGTGGCGAGAAGCACCTGAAAGTCTAATTCCAGCGACATCCTCCTAACTCTGAGTGGGGTCAGAATGAAAGTCTATTACGATAAAGACGCCGACCTGTCGATTATCCAGGGGCGCAAGGTCGCCGTGATCGGTTACGGCTCGCAGGGCCATGCTCATGCGAACAACATCAAGGAATCCGGCGGTTCCGTGGTTGTCGGGCTGCGTGAAGGTTCGGCATCGGCAGAGAAGGCTCGCAAGGCTGGCCTCGATGTTGCCAGCGTGGAGCAGGCAGTTGCCCAGGCCGATCTGGTGATGATTCTCACCCCGGATGAGCATCAGGCGCGCATCTACCGCGAGCAGATCGAGCCCAATCTGAAGCAGGGAGCAGCCATCGCTTTTGCTCACGGCTTCAACATCCATTATGGGCAGATCGAACCCCGGGCTGATCTGGATGTGCTGATGATCGCGCCCAAGGGTCCGGGCCACCTGGTTCGTTCCACTTACGTCGAAGGCGGCGGTGTCCCCTGTCTCATCGCGATCCACCAGAACAGCTCGGGCCAGGCCAAGGATGTGGCGCTGTCCTACGCGTCAGCGGTCGGCGGTGGTCGCGCCGGCGTTATCGAAACCACCTTCCGCGAGGAAACGGAAACCGATCTGTTCGGCGAGCAGGCTGTGCTCTGCGGTGGCCTCACGTCTCTGATCCAGGCGGGCTTCGAAACACTGGTTGAAGCCGGCTATAGCCCGGAAATGGCGTATTTCGAGTGCCTGCACGAGGTCAAGCTCATTGTCGACCTCATCTATGAAGGTGGTATCGCCAACATGCGCTACTCGATCTCCAACACCGCCGAGTATGGCGACTTCGTCAGTGGGCCGCGGGTTATCAACGACGAGTCCCGCAAGGCCATGAAGGCCATTCTCGATGATGTGCAGACCGGCAAGTTTGCCCGTGACTTCATTCTTGAGAACCAGGCCAATGCGCCCACGCTCAAGGCCCGACGTCGTCTGGCCCGGGAGCATTCCATCGAAGTGGTGGGCGAGCGGCTGCGTGACATGATGCCGTGGATTCGGCAGAAGCAGTTGGTGGATAAAAGCCGCAACTGATGTCCTGATACGCGCCTGTCCGTTCGAAACGCGCCACTGCTCACAGTGGCGCGTTTTTTTGTGCACCTGCCCCCGGGTGAGCGGCCAGTGCTGTGATACGGTTAGGCTCTCTGAGAACTGAACCCTTTCTCTATCCGGAGTGTGCCGCGTGACCGACGACGAATCGCAGACGCCGAGGCGGAAACGGCGCGGGATCTACCTGCTGCCCAACGCCCTGACCACTACTGGCCTGTTCTTCGGGTTTTTTGCCATCGTTTCGGCGATCAACCTCCAGTTCGCTGCGGCGGCCATTGCCATCTTCATCGCCATGGTGATGGACGGGCTGGATGGGCGCGTCGCCCGCCTCACGAACACCCAGAGCGACTTCGGTGTTCAGTACGACAGCCTGTCCGACATGGTCTGTTTTGGTCTGGCGCCAGCGCTGGTGATGTACCAATGGGCGCTGGGCGACCTCAGCGAGATGGCCGGCTTTGTGGGTAAGCTGGGCTGGATCGGCGCCTTCATGTTCGCGGCCTGTGCGGCACTGCGTCTTGCCCGCTTCAATACACAGGCCGGGGTGGCCGACAAACGGTACTTCCAGGGCCTGCCTAGCCCCGCCGCGGCGGCGGGCATCGCCAGTCTGGTCTGGTTCGGGCACAACCTGGGACTCGAGAGCGATGCAATGCGCGTCTTCGCTCTGATCGTGACGGCGGTGACCGGCCTGCTCATGGTGAGCAATTTCCGCTATTACAGCTTCAAGGAAGTGGATTTTCGTTACCGGGTTCCGTTCGTTGTGATGGTGATTCTGGTACTTGGGTTGGCCTTCCTGGCGTTGTATCCGCCCATGGTGCTGTTCCTGACCTTTCTGGTCTACGCCAGCTCCGGGCCTGTGCTGACCATCATGCTGCGGCGTCGTCATCGCCAGGAATCCGCGATCCGGCGCAGTAGCGGCGGCGAGTGATAAACTTTAAGGAGACACTGAATTATTCGCACGCTCGCGCTCGAATAATTCAGTGTCTCCTTAAGGGTCAGGTGCAGGTCTTCCAGAGGGCAAGGCAACCATGAGCAACCGCGACCAACTGATCATCTTCGACACCACGCTACGGGATGGTGAGCAAAGCCCCGGTGCTTCCATGACCCGGGAAGAAAAGGTACGCATTGCCCGGGCCTTGGAACGCCTGCGCGTTGATGTTATCGAGGCGGGGTTTCCTGCCGCCAGCAAGGGGGATTTCGAATCCGTTCGTGCCGTGGCCCGAACAATTCGCGAGAGTCGGGTGTGCGGCCTGGCCCGGGCCCGTGGAGAGGACATCGATCGCGCCGGCGAGGCACTGGCCGAAGCTGTCATGCCCCGGATCCACACCTTTATCGCTACATCACCGATCCACATGGAACGCAAGCTCCAGATGACACCGGATCAGGTGGTGGAGCAGGCAGTGTGGGCGGTGACACGGGCTCGACAGTATTGTGATGACGTGGAGTTTTCCCCGGAAGATGCCGGACGATCTGATCCGGATTTTCTTTGCCGGGTCCTGGAAGCCGTCATTGACGCGGGGGCGACCACGGTGAACATACCGGATACCGTGGGTTATGCCGTGCCGGAGCAGTTCGGTGCCTTGATCGCCCGCTTGCGAGAACGCATTCCCAATGCCGACAAGGCGGTATTTTCAGTGCATTGCCACAACGATCTCGGGTTGGCTGTCGCCAACTCCCTGGCGGCGGTCGGTCAGGGCGCCCGACAGGTGGAATGCACCATCAACGGGCTGGGCGAACGTGCCGGTAATGCGGCTCTGGAAGAAATCGTCATGGCGGTGCGTACGCGTCAGGATGCCCTGCCAGTGGAGACCCGGATCGATACCCGTGAGATCGTGCCTACGTCCCGTCTGGTGGCGAACATCACTGGTTTCGCCGTGCAGCCCAACAAGGCCATTGTTGGTGCCAACGCCTTTGCTCACGAGTCCGGTATTCACCAGGACGGAGTTCTGAAGCACCGGGAAACCTACGAGATCATGCGCGCGGAGGATGTGGGCTGGAGCACCAACCGCATGGTGTTGGGAAAGCATTCCGGCCGCAACGCGTTTCGTAGCCGGTTGCAGGAGTTGGGTGTGGAGTTCGAGTCGGAACAGCACCTCAACGAGGCCTTCGCCCGCTTCAAGGATCTCGCCGACAAGAAACACGAAATCTTCGATGAGGATTTGCAGGCGCTGGTGACCGAAGCCGCCCAGGAGCTGGAGCAGGAGGCGCTGCGTTTCGTGTCGTTGCGGGTCTGTTGTGAGACCGGTGAAGTCCCTGTGGCCAGGGTGACTCTCGAACTCAATGGCGAGGAGCGGCAGTCCGAGGCCGCAGGCAGCGGGGCGGTGGATGCCGCGTTCAAGGCCATCGATGGGGTGGTACAGTCGAAAACCCAGTTGCTGCTCTATTCGGTGAACAATATTACCACCGGAACAGACGCCCAGGGCGAGGTCACGGTGCGCCTCGAGCGGGGCGGGCGTGTGGTTAACGGGCAAGGTTCGGACACGGACATCGTTATCGCGTCTGCCCGTGCCTACGTCAACGCGTTGAATCGCATTATCGCGGGCCGCGATCGTACCCATCCCCAGGCTGCCGACGTCTGATACGAATGAGCACAGCAGCTCGAAAACGGCTTTATCTGCAGCGCATGGGGATTCCCGTCTGGCAGCGCCGCGACGATGGGGTGCAGCATCAAGCGACGCTGCCGGATCCGCCGGACATTCAGGAAATCCACGCTACGGTCCATCTGGTCAACTCCAGCACGGCAAGCCCTGAAGGGGCCACAGAGGACGCCGATATCCGGCATCTCGACTGGGCGGATCTGGAAGCCCGGGTGGCCGCCTGTGAACGCTGCGGTCTCTGCGAGAACCGCCGCAAGACCGTGTTCGGTGTGGGTGACCGAGGAGCGGATCTGCTGGTCATTGGTGAAGCGCCGGGTGCCGAGGAAGACCGCCGCGGCGAACCGTTTGTTGGGCGGGCCGGCCAGCTGCTGGATCAGATGTTGCGGGCAATCACCCTTGAGCGAGGGCGGCGGGTCTACATCGCCAATATTCTCAAGTGCAGGCCACCGGGAAATCGCGACCCCCAGGCCGAGGAAATGAGCCAGTGCACACCGTATCTGGATCGCCAGATCGCCTTGATCAGACCCCGGGTAATACTTGCTGTCGGTCGAATCGCAGCCCAGTACCTGTTGCGCACGGACAAGCCGTTGAAGGCGTTGCGCCAACAGCAATGGCATTATCCCGAGAGCGAAATACCAGTGGTGGTCAGCTATCATCCGTCCTATCTGCTGCGAACGCCCGGCGACAAGGGCAAAGCCTGGCAGGATCTGAAGCGATTGATTCCCCTGCTTGGCGCGGGATCGGCGACGGAGAGTGAATCGAAGTGAACGCGGTAGTGCGCAGCGAAAACTGGGAAATACGCCGGATGCGCGAGGCGGATCTCTCCGATGTGATCAATGTGGAGCGTGCCGGCTATCGCTTCCCCTGGACCGAACCCGTGTTCCGCGACTGCCTGCGGGTCGGGTATGGCTGTTGGCTGCTGGAGTATGAAGGCCAGACCGCCGGGCATCTCATCGTGTCGGTGGTGGCCGGTGAGGCACATATACTCAATCTCTGTGTGCACCCGGGCATGCAGCGCCGCGGTCTGGGGCGCGAGTTGCTTGCTCATGGGCTCTACAGCGCTGCCAGGCTGGGCGCTGACATCATTTTTCTTGAGGTGCGCCCCTCCAACCGGAGCGCGCTGCGCCTTTACGAGTCTGCCGGTTTCGGAGAGGTGGGGCAGCGGCCTGGCTACTATCCGGCCCTCGGTGGCCGCCGTGAGGACGCCCTGATCCTCGCCCGCCCGCTGACCCCGATGGACTGAGGGTCCCTGAACGACAGGGAAGAACCTGTCTGTGTGCCCTGCCTCAGGGCAAAGCCGGTCCATCTGCGCCACTCCGGTGCAGAAACTCCTGACAGTCTTTCCGTCGTGTGCGGAGATTGTCCTTGGCAATGCCTGCGCATCCTGATCTGAAAGCCTCCCGTTTTCCATGGCATCTTGCTTGCATATCTGCAAGCAAATTCTGTAATGGGAGATCTGTTACATGGTGTCATCACCTCGCCCGCGTTCCCAGACCGGTGCCCCCAAGGAGCAAGCGATTCACATAAAAGACATCGA is a genomic window of Natronocella acetinitrilica containing:
- a CDS encoding proline--tRNA ligase; translated protein: MRLSNFPLATTKETPADAEIISHQLMLRAGLIRKLASGLYTWMPLGLRVLRKVEAIVREEMNRSGAVEVLMPAVQPAELWEESGRWQQFGPELLRLKDRHERDFCVGPTHEEVITDLARRELRSYKQLPVNYYQIQTKFRDEVRPRFGVMRAREFIMKDAYSFHLDDASLRDTYQAMYDAYTRIFTRTGLHFRAVLADSGSIGGHTSHEFHVLAESGEDAIAFSDDSDFAANVELAEAVATADAAPPAGEQLRLEETPGVRTIDDLVRKHGVPIERTIKTLIARHSDGGLIALIVRGDHTLNPLKAVKHPAVADPLTLADEADIRAAVGAGPGSLGPVNLPIPCIVDRSVAVIADFSAGANVDDKHYMGINWGRDVALPEIADLRNVVAGDQSPDGNGRLSIARGIEVGHVFQLGRKYSEAMGATVLDENGKTVAMTMGCYGVGVSRVVAAAIEQNHDEAGIAWPAPIAPFEVALVSINLQKSEAVRRASETLYETLQAAGIDVCWDDRDARPGVKFADMELVGIPHRIAIGERGLENGVVEYRARRGDETRELPIEPIEGVVAWLKEQLGRS
- a CDS encoding DUF4124 domain-containing protein — protein: MKSFGLWISLALGIAILVGTQAQSRDIYRWVDADGTVSYGQTPPQGVDAERIRSSSAPPTPAETASEDADDAPMEAEGGNGMQLSDEQQEVLAQECERARENLAVLENPATRRIQAGEDEVQVLTEERRAALVAENREFIDEWCG
- the ilvN gene encoding acetolactate synthase small subunit — translated: MRHIISILVENEFGALSRVAGLFSARGYNIESLTVAPTDDPTLSRMTLVTVGNDRIIEQIIKQLNKLLDVVKVMDMTEGAHIEREMMLVKVSASSGEAREEIKRLSDIFRGRILDVTDKIYTIELTGAGGKLDAFLQTLGENTLLEVVRSGVIGISRGEKHLKV
- the ilvC gene encoding ketol-acid reductoisomerase; this encodes MKVYYDKDADLSIIQGRKVAVIGYGSQGHAHANNIKESGGSVVVGLREGSASAEKARKAGLDVASVEQAVAQADLVMILTPDEHQARIYREQIEPNLKQGAAIAFAHGFNIHYGQIEPRADLDVLMIAPKGPGHLVRSTYVEGGGVPCLIAIHQNSSGQAKDVALSYASAVGGGRAGVIETTFREETETDLFGEQAVLCGGLTSLIQAGFETLVEAGYSPEMAYFECLHEVKLIVDLIYEGGIANMRYSISNTAEYGDFVSGPRVINDESRKAMKAILDDVQTGKFARDFILENQANAPTLKARRRLAREHSIEVVGERLRDMMPWIRQKQLVDKSRN
- the pssA gene encoding CDP-diacylglycerol--serine O-phosphatidyltransferase, with product MTDDESQTPRRKRRGIYLLPNALTTTGLFFGFFAIVSAINLQFAAAAIAIFIAMVMDGLDGRVARLTNTQSDFGVQYDSLSDMVCFGLAPALVMYQWALGDLSEMAGFVGKLGWIGAFMFAACAALRLARFNTQAGVADKRYFQGLPSPAAAAGIASLVWFGHNLGLESDAMRVFALIVTAVTGLLMVSNFRYYSFKEVDFRYRVPFVVMVILVLGLAFLALYPPMVLFLTFLVYASSGPVLTIMLRRRHRQESAIRRSSGGE
- a CDS encoding 2-isopropylmalate synthase; this translates as MSNRDQLIIFDTTLRDGEQSPGASMTREEKVRIARALERLRVDVIEAGFPAASKGDFESVRAVARTIRESRVCGLARARGEDIDRAGEALAEAVMPRIHTFIATSPIHMERKLQMTPDQVVEQAVWAVTRARQYCDDVEFSPEDAGRSDPDFLCRVLEAVIDAGATTVNIPDTVGYAVPEQFGALIARLRERIPNADKAVFSVHCHNDLGLAVANSLAAVGQGARQVECTINGLGERAGNAALEEIVMAVRTRQDALPVETRIDTREIVPTSRLVANITGFAVQPNKAIVGANAFAHESGIHQDGVLKHRETYEIMRAEDVGWSTNRMVLGKHSGRNAFRSRLQELGVEFESEQHLNEAFARFKDLADKKHEIFDEDLQALVTEAAQELEQEALRFVSLRVCCETGEVPVARVTLELNGEERQSEAAGSGAVDAAFKAIDGVVQSKTQLLLYSVNNITTGTDAQGEVTVRLERGGRVVNGQGSDTDIVIASARAYVNALNRIIAGRDRTHPQAADV
- a CDS encoding uracil-DNA glycosylase, which gives rise to MSTAARKRLYLQRMGIPVWQRRDDGVQHQATLPDPPDIQEIHATVHLVNSSTASPEGATEDADIRHLDWADLEARVAACERCGLCENRRKTVFGVGDRGADLLVIGEAPGAEEDRRGEPFVGRAGQLLDQMLRAITLERGRRVYIANILKCRPPGNRDPQAEEMSQCTPYLDRQIALIRPRVILAVGRIAAQYLLRTDKPLKALRQQQWHYPESEIPVVVSYHPSYLLRTPGDKGKAWQDLKRLIPLLGAGSATESESK
- the rimI gene encoding ribosomal protein S18-alanine N-acetyltransferase — protein: MNAVVRSENWEIRRMREADLSDVINVERAGYRFPWTEPVFRDCLRVGYGCWLLEYEGQTAGHLIVSVVAGEAHILNLCVHPGMQRRGLGRELLAHGLYSAARLGADIIFLEVRPSNRSALRLYESAGFGEVGQRPGYYPALGGRREDALILARPLTPMD